In Acaryochloris marina S15, a single genomic region encodes these proteins:
- a CDS encoding sodium:solute symporter family protein: protein MQLFDWIIVAAYLVFTLFVGIYLSRKASGSLTDFFVSGRSLPWWLAGTSMAATTFSIDTPLVVAGLVATKGIAGNWLWWSFGFAHIVMIYIFARLWRRSEVITDAELTEMRYGGNTAAVLRGTKAFLFAVPINCIGIGYAMLAMVKMVDALGVWQNMGIGADSNLKLWTVVAVSIFVLIYAGLSGLWGVVATDFFQFFLALVGALIVAVAAVRQIGGIQLLVEQAQQATNHDVLSFVPLNFGGDGGWLKWSESAGISINAFFAYIFLQWWSFRRSDGGGEFVQRLAAAKDEQEAEKSAWLFNVMHYVVRTWPWILVGLAAVVLYPDAQDQELGYFLLMRDYLPQGLLGLVFASLVAAFMSTVSTSINWGASYLTNDLYLRFMNPQASQAELISAGRVASVLVTVIGAIAAFYSDSVVDVFKLVIAIGTGPGLVLILRWYWWRINAAAELASMLGGFIIGLLTTTLPVLKIDDFGLKLLVTTSITTVIWVAAMLLTPPESEATLNKFYTKVRPGGPGWTRQQSQTGLAPLQDLGKDALRVLASSLILFGSMFTVGGFLLLQPMTGWISLVIAVIGWMWLRQLNKSQSPPMARPGTEVPMP from the coding sequence ATGCAGCTCTTTGATTGGATTATTGTCGCGGCCTACTTGGTGTTTACGCTTTTCGTTGGCATCTATTTGTCTCGGAAAGCATCCGGTAGCCTAACTGATTTTTTCGTATCGGGTCGTTCTTTACCCTGGTGGCTGGCTGGGACCAGTATGGCTGCAACAACCTTTTCAATCGATACCCCTTTAGTAGTAGCAGGCTTAGTCGCAACTAAGGGCATTGCTGGCAATTGGCTGTGGTGGAGTTTTGGCTTTGCCCATATTGTCATGATTTATATTTTTGCAAGATTATGGCGGCGCTCAGAAGTCATTACTGACGCAGAGCTAACGGAAATGCGTTACGGCGGTAACACCGCAGCAGTTCTGCGAGGCACAAAAGCCTTTCTTTTTGCAGTACCCATTAACTGCATTGGCATTGGGTATGCCATGTTAGCCATGGTAAAAATGGTGGATGCCCTAGGCGTTTGGCAAAACATGGGAATTGGGGCAGACAGTAATCTCAAACTTTGGACGGTCGTCGCCGTTAGTATATTTGTCTTAATTTATGCCGGACTCTCCGGTTTATGGGGAGTGGTCGCCACTGACTTCTTCCAGTTTTTCTTAGCCTTAGTGGGAGCTTTGATTGTTGCTGTTGCAGCGGTGCGGCAAATTGGGGGTATCCAATTACTGGTCGAGCAAGCTCAGCAAGCCACGAATCATGATGTCCTGTCCTTCGTGCCCTTGAACTTCGGTGGAGACGGCGGTTGGCTGAAATGGAGTGAATCGGCCGGGATTAGTATTAATGCCTTTTTCGCCTACATCTTTCTGCAATGGTGGTCTTTCCGACGCAGTGACGGAGGCGGTGAGTTTGTCCAACGGCTAGCCGCAGCCAAAGATGAGCAAGAAGCCGAAAAATCAGCTTGGTTGTTCAACGTAATGCACTATGTGGTGCGAACTTGGCCCTGGATTTTGGTGGGTTTAGCTGCAGTGGTGCTGTATCCCGATGCCCAAGATCAGGAGTTAGGCTATTTCTTGCTGATGAGAGACTATTTACCTCAAGGGTTGCTGGGGCTAGTATTTGCCTCTCTAGTCGCTGCATTTATGAGTACGGTCTCTACCTCGATTAATTGGGGGGCGTCTTACTTAACCAATGATCTTTATTTGCGGTTTATGAATCCCCAGGCATCTCAAGCGGAACTCATCTCAGCAGGACGTGTTGCTTCTGTCTTAGTCACCGTGATTGGTGCGATTGCAGCCTTCTACTCTGACAGTGTGGTAGATGTCTTCAAACTGGTGATTGCTATCGGTACGGGACCAGGACTCGTCCTAATTTTGCGATGGTATTGGTGGCGAATCAATGCAGCAGCTGAATTAGCCTCCATGCTAGGTGGATTCATCATCGGTCTGCTCACCACTACCCTTCCAGTTCTAAAAATTGATGATTTTGGTTTGAAATTGCTAGTGACCACCTCAATCACAACCGTAATTTGGGTTGCCGCCATGTTGCTCACCCCACCAGAGTCTGAAGCCACGTTAAACAAGTTCTATACCAAAGTTCGCCCCGGTGGCCCCGGATGGACTCGGCAGCAATCTCAAACAGGGTTAGCTCCTTTACAGGATTTAGGCAAAGATGCCCTGCGAGTGCTGGCCTCAAGCTTAATTCTGTTTGGGTCTATGTTTACGGTGGGTGGCTTCCTGTTACTACAACCCATGACCGGCTGGATCTCATTAGTGATAGCCGTGATCGGTTGGATGTGGCTGCGTCAACTCAATAAATCCCAATCCCCACCCATGGCTAGACCGGGAACTGAGGTTCCCATGCCATAG
- a CDS encoding CARDB domain-containing protein, whose protein sequence is MQRTPSQLAQLATQRLLALGALVTLSASSVVAAPLPAQDQCPDGWELSPSPAVECQPGSFTQQAPKLRHFRRADLKVRQYRFSRMGTKRIKIQVANLGRRAARPTVLRLTVRRIDGTPVGRMIRIKVPVIKGQQTQWVRLNTAKILPKTVALKDTTFRIDVDSTNFVKEANETNNTTWHNL, encoded by the coding sequence ATGCAACGTACTCCATCTCAATTGGCTCAGTTAGCAACCCAGCGACTACTTGCTCTAGGAGCTTTAGTCACTCTCTCGGCAAGCAGCGTGGTGGCGGCACCCCTCCCAGCCCAAGATCAATGTCCTGATGGTTGGGAACTGTCTCCGAGTCCTGCAGTTGAATGCCAACCGGGCAGCTTTACCCAACAAGCCCCTAAACTGCGCCATTTTCGCAGAGCAGATTTGAAAGTTCGGCAGTATCGTTTCAGTCGCATGGGAACAAAACGCATCAAGATCCAGGTGGCAAATTTAGGGAGAAGGGCTGCACGGCCCACGGTCTTACGACTGACGGTTCGTCGAATTGATGGAACACCAGTGGGGCGGATGATCCGAATCAAAGTGCCTGTAATTAAAGGCCAGCAAACCCAATGGGTAAGACTGAACACAGCCAAGATTTTGCCCAAAACAGTGGCTCTCAAAGACACGACATTTCGCATTGATGTGGACTCTACGAATTTTGTGAAGGAAGCCAACGAGACGAATAATACGACTTGGCACAATCTTTAA
- a CDS encoding response regulator, whose translation MTVKTGFPDRSIDVSLVRSQKFAHNWSGDSFRDSIGPNVRRPMMKILVVEDDQATSETLTTLLNQCSYAVETATDGETAADLVAAFEYDLLLLDVMLPKIDGITLCRQLRNQGHTMPILLLTGKGDSHDKAVGLDAGADDYVVKPFDLEELEARIRALLRRGHLYTTPILEWGQIQLDPSSTQVSYRQQLLALTPKEYALLELLMRNPRRVYSCGMLLEHLWTYEDMPGEEAVRTHIKGLRHKLRDADAPADMITTVYGIGYRLKPLAELEKEAPSFQEENQAAIANIWQRYQARISRQVQVLEQASAAFQTHQGQLNPEQQQRAEQEAHTLAGALGMFGIHAGTDLARQIEQLLRLPQPLGMEHIKQFQAQVETLRQTIEAYGPFTPTDVSESLPPLPSLLVIDADRDWIKDLTGQASHWDWTVRAVMDLDAAQTALTQDLPQVILLDPAVADHKNQTIAFLEKVTHFTPPIPVLFYGSPNGLHSRLEVARLGGKAYLEKPIVPKQVLHEVDRVLHQSQAITAKVMIVDDDPHLLQFLPPLLEPWGFKVSTLADSRLFWQTLVAAAPDLLILDVEMPDVSGMELCQIVRNDPYWQNLPIIFLTAHTEAEIVNQIFVLGADDFVSKPVVGPELVVRLVNRLERMQLSQQLWQVDTLTKAYKRQPAIPRLEQMMKRAQESQQPLSLGLVKVMNLRNINAEFDLETGDSVLRQVGYALCQGCGQEDVVARWSSNEFLMGLQGIRSDDAEHHIQHLCQDYLQTHQQTDDAVPIQLDLGVVQYPEAGKTLSALYKAADQRRQREAD comes from the coding sequence TTGACTGTTAAGACCGGTTTTCCTGACCGTTCGATAGACGTCTCCCTGGTGCGATCGCAAAAATTTGCCCATAATTGGAGTGGCGATTCCTTCAGAGATTCAATCGGACCCAACGTCAGGAGGCCGATGATGAAAATACTTGTTGTTGAGGATGATCAGGCCACGTCTGAAACCTTAACTACACTCCTCAACCAGTGCAGCTATGCGGTGGAAACTGCGACTGATGGTGAAACGGCTGCTGATCTGGTGGCTGCTTTTGAGTATGATTTACTCTTGCTCGATGTCATGTTGCCGAAGATAGATGGCATCACCCTCTGTCGGCAGCTGCGCAATCAAGGCCATACCATGCCGATTTTGCTGCTGACGGGGAAGGGTGATAGCCATGACAAGGCGGTCGGCCTAGATGCGGGTGCTGATGATTATGTGGTCAAACCCTTTGACCTGGAAGAATTAGAAGCTCGCATTCGGGCCTTACTGCGGCGGGGGCATCTCTATACAACACCTATCTTGGAATGGGGCCAGATCCAGCTCGATCCCAGTTCCACCCAGGTGAGCTACCGTCAGCAACTCCTAGCCCTTACCCCCAAAGAATATGCTCTTTTAGAATTGCTCATGCGTAACCCTCGGCGGGTCTATAGCTGCGGTATGTTGCTAGAACATCTATGGACCTATGAGGATATGCCAGGGGAAGAGGCCGTTAGAACTCATATTAAAGGTCTCCGCCACAAGCTGCGTGACGCCGATGCTCCCGCCGATATGATCACAACCGTCTATGGGATTGGCTATCGCCTCAAACCTTTAGCAGAATTAGAGAAGGAGGCACCGTCGTTTCAGGAAGAAAATCAAGCAGCCATTGCTAATATTTGGCAGCGGTATCAAGCCCGTATTAGTCGTCAGGTGCAGGTTTTGGAACAAGCCAGTGCCGCCTTCCAAACCCACCAAGGCCAGCTGAACCCTGAACAGCAGCAGCGGGCCGAACAAGAGGCCCATACTTTGGCTGGTGCCCTGGGGATGTTTGGCATTCATGCCGGTACTGACCTTGCCCGTCAGATTGAGCAGCTACTGCGGCTGCCTCAACCCCTAGGGATGGAGCATATCAAGCAATTCCAGGCTCAGGTAGAGACCCTCAGACAGACGATTGAGGCCTATGGACCTTTCACCCCCACTGATGTGAGCGAGTCGCTGCCTCCCCTCCCCTCCTTACTGGTGATTGATGCGGATCGAGACTGGATTAAGGATTTAACGGGGCAAGCTAGCCATTGGGACTGGACGGTGCGAGCCGTGATGGATTTAGACGCTGCCCAAACAGCACTGACCCAGGATCTGCCCCAGGTGATTTTGCTCGATCCAGCAGTGGCTGACCATAAAAATCAAACGATTGCTTTCCTAGAAAAGGTTACACATTTTACGCCTCCGATTCCGGTGCTCTTTTATGGATCTCCGAATGGATTGCACTCCCGTTTAGAAGTGGCTCGCCTCGGTGGCAAAGCTTATTTAGAAAAGCCCATTGTTCCCAAGCAGGTGTTGCATGAAGTTGATCGGGTCCTGCACCAGTCCCAAGCCATTACCGCCAAAGTAATGATTGTGGATGATGATCCGCATTTACTGCAATTTCTGCCGCCGTTACTGGAGCCTTGGGGGTTTAAAGTGAGTACTCTCGCTGATTCCAGGCTGTTTTGGCAAACCTTGGTCGCGGCTGCCCCTGATTTACTAATCCTCGATGTTGAAATGCCCGATGTCAGCGGCATGGAACTCTGCCAAATCGTTCGCAATGATCCGTACTGGCAGAATCTGCCGATTATCTTTTTAACGGCCCATACGGAAGCTGAAATAGTGAATCAGATTTTCGTCCTGGGTGCGGATGATTTTGTCAGTAAACCCGTCGTCGGCCCCGAACTCGTCGTGCGCCTGGTCAATCGCCTCGAGCGGATGCAGCTATCGCAACAGTTATGGCAGGTGGATACCCTCACAAAAGCCTATAAGCGGCAACCCGCTATTCCTCGCCTAGAGCAGATGATGAAACGGGCCCAAGAGTCACAGCAACCCTTGAGTTTGGGTTTAGTGAAGGTGATGAATCTGCGGAACATTAATGCTGAGTTTGACTTGGAAACTGGAGACTCTGTTTTGCGTCAGGTGGGCTATGCCCTATGCCAAGGCTGTGGGCAAGAAGATGTGGTTGCTCGCTGGAGTAGCAATGAATTCTTGATGGGGCTCCAGGGGATCCGGAGCGATGATGCAGAGCATCATATTCAGCATCTATGTCAGGACTATCTCCAGACTCACCAACAGACGGATGATGCTGTTCCGATTCAGCTTGACTTAGGGGTTGTACAATATCCCGAGGCTGGGAAAACCTTATCTGCGCTATACAAAGCAGCAGATCAGCGCCGGCAACGTGAGGCAGACTGA
- a CDS encoding PAS domain S-box protein: MMIEQVHLLPEQQSWMTSLLNTLPALVVILDAKGRIVGFNQACEQVSGYTFAEVKERFLWQDLLLPEERAGVQAVFEQLLSHQGPKQYQNHWQTKTGERHLIAWSNSVIQQGQAVQFVIGTGIDITEQQQSALALQQQIEHEQLLSGIAARIRQSLDLHTILNTTVDEVRQVLETDRVLIFRLERNWDGIVLVESVDTDQWPSILGVKIHDPCFPDIYSGAPEQIRASAVDNIYTANLSPCHQELLKEFQIQANLVVPIILENRVWGLLMAHHCREPRHWKSLEIKLLSRLAIQLAIAIQQSELYCQLQAELTEREQVEVVLQEAKHNLEQRVAERTAALRQANQQLRSELLTRQQAEAALQHSQKRISGILEIADDAIISVDASHIITLFNQGAEKMFGYRRQDILGQPLNLLLPDDLVNYAQTPTDGISTTTYQMGARRRPITAQRRDGTYFTAEASISKLQLGDEQVFTAILRDITDRLEAQASLTKLTRQNELILNSMGEGLCGVDLQYHITFVNPAAADMLGYAIPELIGQPVETILGTNPQHLDGDLDALYPFEDSLISGTIHRFITDEFQRWDGTMFPVEYVSTPIRENDIIMGAVITFKDVSDRQVVERMKDEFISVVSHELRTPLTSIHGSLRMLTSGLLTAHPDKSQRLLQIAVDSTDRLVRLINDILDVERIESGEVGMTTYPYNIADLMTQATNTMQGMAAQMKVELAVTPLAVLTDVAGDRIVQTLTNLLSNAIKFSRPGGTVAMSAHLMPQQPPSCSLTSTTTELSLSPADAPQVCIWVRDQGRGIPPDKIDTIFERFQQADSSDARDHEGTGLGLAICQSIVHQHGGHIWVESQLGKGSTFSFTLPIQRDDIANKGRPVT, encoded by the coding sequence ATGATGATTGAGCAAGTCCACCTTCTTCCTGAACAACAGAGCTGGATGACTTCGCTGTTGAATACTTTGCCAGCGCTGGTGGTGATTTTGGATGCGAAAGGTCGGATTGTCGGCTTCAATCAGGCTTGTGAGCAGGTTTCTGGGTATACCTTTGCTGAGGTGAAAGAGCGATTTCTTTGGCAGGATTTGCTGTTGCCAGAGGAACGAGCAGGGGTACAAGCCGTTTTTGAACAATTGCTCTCCCATCAAGGCCCCAAACAATATCAAAATCACTGGCAGACGAAAACAGGAGAGCGCCATTTGATTGCCTGGTCCAATTCAGTGATTCAGCAGGGACAGGCGGTCCAATTTGTGATTGGGACAGGGATTGATATTACCGAGCAGCAGCAGTCGGCGTTGGCCTTGCAGCAGCAAATTGAGCATGAGCAGCTTTTGAGTGGGATCGCAGCTCGGATTCGCCAATCTCTAGATCTCCACACTATCCTCAACACCACCGTTGATGAAGTCCGGCAAGTGTTAGAGACGGATCGCGTTTTGATCTTCCGCCTTGAACGAAATTGGGACGGTATTGTCTTGGTGGAATCCGTGGATACGGACCAATGGCCTTCCATTCTGGGGGTTAAAATTCACGATCCGTGTTTTCCCGATATCTATAGTGGGGCACCTGAGCAAATCCGTGCCAGCGCTGTTGATAATATCTACACCGCTAACCTTTCACCCTGCCATCAAGAGCTACTGAAGGAATTTCAGATTCAAGCCAATTTAGTGGTCCCCATTATTTTGGAGAATCGAGTCTGGGGACTGCTGATGGCCCATCATTGTCGTGAACCGCGCCATTGGAAATCTCTAGAGATTAAGTTGCTGAGTCGGCTGGCGATTCAACTTGCGATCGCAATTCAGCAATCGGAACTGTACTGCCAGCTGCAGGCGGAATTGACCGAACGCGAGCAAGTAGAAGTCGTTCTGCAAGAAGCCAAACATAATCTAGAACAGCGGGTTGCCGAACGAACAGCAGCCCTACGCCAGGCCAACCAACAATTACGGTCTGAACTGCTGACGCGCCAGCAGGCAGAAGCTGCCTTACAACATTCTCAAAAACGGATCTCCGGCATTTTGGAAATTGCCGATGACGCCATCATTTCCGTGGATGCCTCGCATATCATCACGCTGTTTAATCAAGGGGCAGAGAAAATGTTTGGGTATCGCCGTCAAGATATCCTCGGCCAACCTTTGAATCTCCTATTGCCTGATGATTTGGTGAATTATGCTCAGACTCCGACAGACGGCATTTCAACGACAACCTACCAGATGGGGGCACGACGACGTCCGATTACAGCGCAGCGCCGAGATGGCACCTACTTTACGGCAGAGGCCTCTATCTCTAAACTACAGCTGGGGGATGAACAGGTCTTTACCGCCATTCTGCGAGATATTACAGATCGCTTAGAAGCCCAAGCCTCCCTAACTAAGCTCACCCGCCAAAACGAATTAATCCTCAATTCCATGGGTGAAGGACTTTGTGGGGTGGATCTGCAATATCACATCACCTTTGTTAATCCCGCTGCGGCTGACATGCTAGGCTATGCGATCCCTGAGCTGATTGGTCAACCCGTAGAGACCATCTTGGGGACGAATCCTCAGCACCTTGATGGGGATCTAGATGCCCTGTATCCCTTTGAGGATTCGTTGATTTCTGGCACAATCCATCGGTTTATTACCGATGAATTTCAACGATGGGACGGCACGATGTTTCCAGTGGAATATGTGAGTACCCCCATTCGTGAAAACGACATCATTATGGGGGCAGTGATCACCTTCAAAGATGTGAGTGATCGTCAGGTGGTTGAACGCATGAAGGATGAATTTATTTCCGTGGTTAGCCATGAACTGCGTACTCCCCTCACCTCGATTCACGGGTCCCTGCGGATGCTCACCAGTGGACTATTAACCGCTCACCCGGACAAGAGTCAACGACTCCTCCAAATTGCCGTGGATAGTACGGATCGCCTGGTGCGCCTGATCAATGACATTCTAGATGTAGAACGGATTGAGTCGGGTGAGGTCGGTATGACAACATACCCGTATAATATTGCCGATTTAATGACCCAAGCTACCAATACCATGCAGGGCATGGCTGCTCAGATGAAAGTCGAATTGGCGGTGACGCCTTTAGCCGTATTGACAGATGTGGCTGGCGATCGGATTGTCCAAACCCTCACTAATCTCCTGAGCAACGCCATCAAATTTTCCCGTCCAGGGGGCACCGTTGCCATGAGTGCACACCTCATGCCCCAACAGCCCCCTAGCTGTTCTTTGACCTCAACCACCACTGAGCTATCTCTTTCCCCGGCAGATGCGCCTCAGGTTTGTATATGGGTCCGGGATCAAGGCAGAGGGATTCCTCCAGATAAAATTGACACCATCTTTGAACGGTTTCAACAAGCTGATTCTTCAGATGCTCGTGATCATGAAGGTACGGGGTTAGGCCTAGCCATTTGCCAAAGTATTGTGCACCAACATGGCGGCCACATTTGGGTAGAAAGTCAACTGGGTAAAGGCAGTACCTTTTCCTTCACATTACCCATTCAACGAGACGATATTGCAAACAAAGGTAGACCGGTTACATGA
- a CDS encoding response regulator: MTAKCILVVDNELYIQEVVQIALETIKNWRVVTASSGAEGLLKAEKVRPDAILLDMMMPDMDGATTFQKLQANPLTQAIPVLLLTAKIQTADQKRYQEMGVHSTIAKPFDPLQLPAQIADVLGWQL, encoded by the coding sequence ATGACAGCAAAGTGCATCCTCGTAGTGGATAACGAGCTATACATTCAAGAAGTGGTCCAGATTGCGTTAGAGACCATCAAAAATTGGCGCGTTGTCACCGCCAGTTCAGGTGCTGAAGGTCTGCTGAAGGCGGAGAAAGTCCGTCCCGATGCCATTCTTCTGGATATGATGATGCCGGATATGGATGGGGCCACCACCTTTCAGAAACTCCAGGCCAATCCCCTGACTCAAGCCATTCCGGTGCTGTTACTGACCGCTAAAATTCAAACAGCGGATCAAAAACGTTATCAGGAGATGGGGGTGCATTCCACCATCGCCAAACCCTTCGATCCTTTACAGCTTCCCGCTCAGATTGCAGATGTATTAGGCTGGCAGTTATAG